In Candidatus Promineifilum breve, one genomic interval encodes:
- a CDS encoding ATP-binding protein: MSRSLANTGLATRLVIALVVLIILTTLSAGVPAFLLARRQLETQAWAQVDATRRATESLYDAALSRVVDLTALLAERPTLRRLMADNDPAALQSYLLAFREQSDLDFIQICAESGAFVAVGAPVDLCAAVDDALDAGVVFIEERPALLARRVIRGDGGPEELGVVVAGVRLDGEFLAQLSANTGVDQSILAEEGGAIVSTLPAGPITAELVPEGWVIRAGGMPFFAAQFPLPGQGSRLYAEVAVPVATLIETERVALTILVAGSALVALAGGIIGAWFIRRLTAPLSVLTHTAEQISAGQLSATIPRFGQPPEVATLSAALERSQATMLEALVERSQARDWLIALIQSVVEGVITFDTRGRVTFMSQGAEIMTGWTRDEAIGRAINDLLPPADPREGETFLDRLPPAGEKREIETLTRAGKSLVLAATGARLAPPGSDTVQVALVLRDVTEEQALRNLRSFFLANISHEFRTPLSTLNASLELLLEEADDLSADDIRELLKPTHLSLLSLQTLIDNLLESSSIESGMFALRRRPVALDAIIGDALTIVRPLIERRRQTVAVTEPGSLAPPEVDRARLTQALVNLLSNASKYSPIGSPIDLQVEQRPGGLRLAVADRGPGISANDRDNLFRRFRRLHAEGDEQYGIGLGLYLTKRIAEAHGGTVGVDNRPGGGAVFWLELPTGQ; the protein is encoded by the coding sequence ATGTCCCGATCTCTTGCCAACACCGGCCTGGCGACCCGCCTGGTTATCGCCCTGGTGGTGCTGATCATCCTGACCACACTCAGCGCCGGGGTGCCGGCCTTCCTGTTGGCCCGCCGCCAGTTGGAGACGCAAGCCTGGGCGCAGGTGGACGCCACGCGCCGGGCCACTGAATCCCTCTACGACGCCGCCCTCAGCCGCGTGGTTGACCTGACGGCGCTATTGGCCGAACGTCCCACGCTGCGCCGCCTCATGGCCGACAACGACCCGGCCGCCCTGCAATCCTACCTGCTGGCCTTCCGCGAGCAGAGTGATCTCGATTTCATCCAGATTTGCGCTGAGTCCGGGGCCTTTGTAGCCGTGGGCGCGCCGGTCGATCTGTGCGCCGCCGTCGATGACGCCCTCGATGCGGGTGTGGTTTTCATCGAGGAAAGGCCGGCGCTGTTGGCCCGCCGGGTCATTCGCGGTGACGGCGGGCCGGAGGAATTGGGCGTCGTGGTGGCCGGGGTGCGCCTCGACGGTGAATTCCTGGCCCAGTTGAGCGCCAACACCGGCGTCGATCAGTCGATCCTGGCCGAGGAAGGCGGCGCGATCGTCTCCACGCTGCCCGCTGGGCCAATCACCGCCGAACTCGTGCCAGAGGGCTGGGTCATCCGGGCCGGAGGGATGCCCTTCTTCGCCGCTCAGTTCCCTCTGCCCGGCCAGGGCAGTCGCCTCTACGCCGAGGTGGCCGTGCCTGTCGCCACGCTGATCGAGACCGAGCGTGTCGCGTTAACCATCCTCGTCGCCGGCAGCGCTCTGGTGGCCCTGGCCGGCGGTATCATCGGCGCGTGGTTCATTCGCCGCCTGACCGCCCCGCTGAGCGTCCTAACCCACACCGCCGAGCAGATCAGCGCCGGGCAACTGAGCGCCACCATCCCCCGCTTCGGCCAGCCGCCGGAGGTGGCGACGCTGTCGGCGGCGCTGGAGCGCAGCCAGGCCACGATGCTGGAAGCCCTCGTCGAGCGCTCCCAGGCCCGCGATTGGCTCATTGCCCTCATCCAGTCCGTCGTCGAAGGCGTCATCACCTTCGACACCCGCGGCCGGGTCACCTTTATGAGCCAGGGCGCGGAAATTATGACCGGCTGGACGCGTGATGAGGCCATCGGCCGGGCCATCAACGACCTGTTGCCCCCGGCCGACCCGCGCGAAGGCGAGACTTTCCTCGACCGCCTGCCCCCCGCCGGCGAAAAGCGCGAGATCGAGACCCTCACCCGCGCCGGCAAGAGTCTGGTGCTGGCCGCCACCGGCGCGCGCCTGGCCCCGCCCGGCAGCGACACGGTGCAGGTGGCCCTGGTGCTGCGCGACGTGACTGAGGAGCAGGCGCTGCGCAATCTGCGCTCCTTCTTCTTGGCTAATATCTCCCACGAGTTTCGCACGCCGTTGAGCACGCTCAATGCCTCGCTGGAGTTGCTGCTGGAAGAGGCCGACGACCTGTCGGCCGACGACATCCGCGAACTGCTGAAGCCGACCCATCTCAGCCTGCTCAGCCTGCAAACGTTGATCGATAACCTGTTGGAGAGCAGCAGCATCGAATCGGGCATGTTCGCCCTGCGGCGGCGGCCGGTGGCCCTCGACGCGATCATCGGCGACGCGCTGACCATCGTTCGGCCGCTGATTGAACGGCGGCGGCAGACCGTGGCCGTCACTGAGCCGGGCAGTCTGGCCCCCCCGGAAGTCGACCGCGCCCGACTGACTCAGGCGCTGGTCAATCTCCTATCGAACGCTTCCAAATATAGCCCCATCGGCAGCCCCATCGATTTGCAGGTGGAACAGCGGCCCGGCGGGCTACGGCTGGCCGTGGCCGACCGCGGGCCGGGCATTTCGGCCAATGACCGGGATAATCTCTTTCGCCGCTTCCGTCGCCTGCATGCCGAGGGGGATGAGCAGTATGGCATCGGTCTGGGGCTATATCTCACCAAGCGCATCGCCGAAGCCCACGGCGGCACGGTGGGCGTGGACAACCGGCCGGGCGGCGGCGCGGTGTTCTGGCTGGAGTTGCCAACCGGCCAGTGA
- a CDS encoding response regulator transcription factor yields the protein MKVLLVEDDLALSDVVSFTLRRAGYEVTVAYDGLAALEAFEATAPDLLLLDLNLPRLDGLGVCRRVRAVSEAPIIILSVRGEDEAVVRGLEMGADDYMVKPFSPTQLVARIRAVTRRAGVQATPGTLEAGGLSLDRSRGEARRGDLPPVRLTTLEMKLLEALMRDPGRVLSADALIAAVWGPEGGDRTMLKQLVYRLRAKIEDDATPAAFIETVPGIGYAFGGG from the coding sequence ATGAAAGTGCTCCTCGTTGAAGATGATCTGGCCCTGTCCGACGTCGTCTCTTTTACTCTGCGGCGCGCGGGGTATGAGGTGACGGTGGCCTACGATGGGCTGGCCGCCCTGGAAGCGTTCGAGGCCACCGCGCCCGATTTGCTGCTGCTCGATCTGAATCTGCCGCGACTGGATGGGCTGGGCGTCTGCCGCCGGGTGCGAGCCGTCAGCGAGGCCCCGATCATCATCCTGAGCGTGCGCGGCGAGGACGAGGCCGTGGTGCGCGGCCTGGAGATGGGCGCCGACGACTACATGGTCAAGCCCTTCAGTCCGACCCAACTGGTGGCCCGCATCCGCGCCGTCACGCGCCGGGCCGGTGTGCAGGCCACGCCGGGCACGCTGGAGGCCGGTGGCCTTTCGCTTGACCGCTCGCGCGGCGAGGCCCGGCGCGGCGACCTGCCCCCCGTGCGGCTGACGACACTGGAAATGAAGCTGCTGGAAGCCCTCATGCGCGATCCCGGCCGGGTGCTGTCGGCCGACGCGCTCATCGCCGCCGTCTGGGGGCCGGAAGGCGGCGACCGCACCATGCTCAAACAACTGGTCTACCGCCTGCGGGCCAAGATCGAGGACGACGCCACGCCGGCGGCCTTCATCGAAACCGTGCCGGGCATTGGTTATGCCTTTGGCGGCGGGTAG
- a CDS encoding GspE/PulE/PilB domain-containing protein, with amino-acid sequence MTLYFDLNALADSADHNLADSDLLRRVDRRLATYYLAVPLAGEDNRVTVATAYPDNVAALRVLERLLQAAVVPVSTTEDEMQQAIARIYPEIAPGAGAIMVWSDDPAWTETVTETAKAFGRVAGRPVVILDSSATLDEVLARAGYDFSLLAARVSDEASLARLVRQSPVSLLLVRGEYAPVDRVLVALRGFGSDRETLDRVFPMVARDGADATVLPLSRSGASRLNDLLDDRAPARRHLNTFMQDLECHQARVEVRLSQGDPATQIVNELAAGEYAMLVMAAEAQGAFVWQVLSRIECEGVWPGRPVLVVKPPVRLE; translated from the coding sequence ATGACCTTATATTTTGATTTGAACGCATTGGCCGATTCGGCCGACCACAATCTGGCCGACAGCGATCTCTTGCGGCGCGTCGATCGACGGCTGGCGACTTATTACCTGGCCGTGCCGCTGGCCGGCGAGGACAACCGCGTCACCGTGGCGACGGCCTATCCCGACAACGTGGCCGCCCTGCGGGTGCTGGAGCGGCTGCTACAGGCCGCCGTCGTGCCCGTCAGCACCACCGAGGACGAAATGCAACAGGCCATCGCCCGCATCTACCCGGAGATCGCGCCGGGGGCGGGGGCGATCATGGTCTGGAGCGACGACCCGGCCTGGACGGAGACGGTGACGGAGACGGCCAAAGCGTTCGGTCGGGTGGCCGGGCGACCGGTGGTCATCCTCGATTCGTCGGCCACGCTCGATGAAGTGCTGGCCCGCGCGGGCTACGACTTCTCGCTGCTGGCCGCGCGGGTGTCGGATGAGGCGTCGCTGGCCCGGCTGGTGCGCCAATCGCCCGTGTCGCTGCTGCTGGTACGTGGCGAGTACGCCCCGGTCGACCGGGTGCTGGTGGCCTTGCGCGGCTTCGGCTCCGACCGCGAGACGCTCGATCGGGTTTTCCCGATGGTGGCCCGCGACGGCGCCGATGCTACCGTGCTGCCGCTGTCGCGCTCCGGGGCCAGCCGGCTCAACGACCTGCTGGATGACCGCGCCCCGGCCCGTCGCCATTTGAATACCTTTATGCAAGACCTGGAGTGCCATCAGGCGCGGGTCGAGGTGCGCCTGAGCCAGGGCGACCCGGCTACGCAGATCGTCAACGAACTGGCCGCCGGCGAGTATGCCATGCTGGTCATGGCCGCCGAAGCGCAGGGCGCGTTCGTGTGGCAAGTGCTGTCGCGCATCGAGTGCGAGGGCGTATGGCCGGGGCGACCTGTACTGGTAGTGAAACCTCCGGTGCGGCTGGAGTAA
- a CDS encoding PstS family phosphate ABC transporter substrate-binding protein has translation MIALVMLAALLVACGGAAEPAAQNGAEEAAAQTGAETEAEERTIAVSGAFALFPMMTVWAEQYTALHPNITFDVQGGGAGKGMTDVLAGAVDIAMVSRELKPEEIDQGAFGVPVTIDAVVATVNADNPYLDQILAHGLTPEAAAAIWMSRTTTTWGQLLGTDATEAITVYTRSDAAGAAEVWAKYMGGSVQEDLMGTAVNGDPGLAEAVRQDALGIGFNNIGFAYNLETGGQLDGLRVVPLDLNGDGTISADEDFYATKDAMTAAIAARLYPFPPARELYLVTKGEPDAAIVDLYRWILTDGQALVGDAGFVTLSPDRLTEAQALIGE, from the coding sequence ATGATTGCTTTGGTCATGCTGGCGGCCCTGCTGGTGGCCTGTGGCGGCGCGGCCGAACCGGCGGCGCAGAACGGAGCCGAAGAGGCCGCCGCTCAGACGGGCGCCGAAACTGAGGCCGAGGAGCGCACCATTGCCGTCTCCGGCGCGTTCGCCCTGTTCCCGATGATGACGGTCTGGGCCGAGCAATACACGGCACTGCACCCCAATATCACCTTCGATGTGCAGGGCGGCGGCGCGGGCAAGGGCATGACCGACGTGTTGGCCGGGGCGGTCGACATCGCCATGGTGTCACGCGAACTGAAGCCGGAAGAGATCGACCAGGGCGCGTTTGGCGTGCCCGTCACCATCGATGCCGTGGTCGCCACGGTCAACGCCGACAACCCCTATCTCGACCAGATTCTGGCCCACGGCCTGACGCCCGAAGCGGCGGCGGCCATCTGGATGAGCCGGACGACGACCACCTGGGGCCAACTGCTGGGCACGGACGCCACGGAGGCTATCACCGTCTACACCCGCTCCGACGCCGCCGGGGCGGCCGAGGTGTGGGCCAAGTACATGGGTGGCTCGGTGCAGGAAGACCTGATGGGCACGGCCGTCAACGGCGACCCTGGTCTGGCCGAGGCTGTCCGCCAGGACGCGCTGGGCATCGGCTTCAACAATATCGGCTTTGCCTATAACCTGGAGACCGGCGGCCAACTGGATGGCCTGCGGGTCGTCCCGCTCGACCTGAACGGCGACGGAACCATCAGCGCGGACGAGGATTTCTACGCCACCAAGGACGCGATGACCGCGGCCATCGCAGCCCGGCTCTACCCGTTCCCGCCCGCTCGCGAGCTATATCTGGTGACCAAAGGCGAGCCGGATGCAGCCATCGTTGACCTGTACCGCTGGATTCTGACCGATGGGCAAGCCCTGGTGGGCGACGCCGGCTTCGTGACCCTCAGCCCCGACCGGCTGACCGAGGCCCAGGCACTCATCGGCGAATAG
- the pstC gene encoding phosphate ABC transporter permease subunit PstC codes for MEISRPDKLNLNPPDSAAAFPGKPVPTREKAGPVAPRGRGAARALKNNVARRVLFTAAVLLILLLVLIGVVLVREALPILRVTSLIDILTSQNWHPTQMAFGLLPFIAGSFIVTVFAMLLGVAPAVLSGIYLAEYTSARRRTMVKPVVDLLAGIPSVVYGLWGVLFVVPLIREVIAPTLDSALGARFPLFAATNPSGYSVLAGAIVLAIMVFPLIVAVTDEVLRNIPAQLRESALALGATRWETTWLVVRRAGLPGIAASIVLAFSRAFGETLAIMMVIGNTPQIPRSIFDAAYPLPALIANAYSEMMSVPLYQSALMLAALVLLVIVLMFNIVARRVICRLGAGCA; via the coding sequence ATGGAAATATCAAGGCCGGATAAACTGAACCTCAACCCGCCCGATAGCGCGGCGGCTTTTCCGGGTAAACCCGTCCCCACGCGAGAAAAGGCCGGCCCCGTCGCCCCTCGCGGCCGTGGGGCGGCCCGCGCGCTGAAGAACAACGTGGCTCGTCGCGTGCTGTTTACCGCCGCCGTGCTGCTCATTCTGTTGCTGGTGCTCATTGGCGTGGTCCTGGTGCGCGAGGCGCTGCCCATCCTGCGCGTGACTTCGCTCATCGACATTTTGACCTCGCAGAACTGGCATCCGACACAAATGGCGTTCGGCCTGTTGCCGTTCATCGCCGGCAGCTTCATCGTCACCGTCTTTGCCATGCTGCTGGGCGTGGCCCCGGCCGTGCTCAGCGGCATCTACCTGGCCGAATATACCTCGGCCCGGCGGCGGACGATGGTCAAGCCCGTGGTCGACTTGCTGGCGGGCATTCCGTCGGTGGTTTATGGTCTGTGGGGTGTGCTGTTCGTCGTCCCGCTCATACGCGAGGTGATCGCCCCGACGTTGGATAGCGCCCTAGGCGCGCGCTTCCCTCTGTTCGCCGCCACCAACCCCAGCGGCTACAGCGTGCTGGCCGGGGCCATCGTGCTGGCGATCATGGTCTTCCCGCTCATCGTGGCCGTCACCGACGAAGTGCTGCGCAACATCCCGGCCCAATTGCGGGAGTCGGCGCTGGCGTTGGGGGCCACGCGCTGGGAGACGACCTGGCTGGTGGTGCGTCGCGCCGGTCTGCCGGGCATCGCCGCGTCCATCGTGCTGGCCTTCTCGCGCGCCTTTGGCGAGACGCTGGCCATTATGATGGTCATCGGCAACACGCCTCAAATCCCGCGCTCCATCTTCGACGCGGCCTATCCGCTGCCGGCGCTCATCGCCAATGCCTATAGCGAGATGATGTCCGTGCCGCTCTACCAGTCGGCGCTGATGCTGGCGGCGCTTGTCTTGCTGGTCATCGTTTTGATGTTCAATATCGTGGCGCGGCGAGTCATTTGCCGCCTGGGAGCGGGGTGCGCGTAA
- a CDS encoding PstA family ABC transporter permease: MRWVLRSAIGGAAAVLLLILGVITWRGLPGLSWEMISQPPEGSFYLGGGGGVLNAILGSLLLATGATILASIIAVPVVLYIHTYAGRSRLANWLRLALDVMWGIPSIVYGAFGFSLMLMMGVRASLLAGIVTVAFVALPILARTFDEVLMLVPKELRESTLSLGTTRLEMLGMLLRQTMPGLLTAILLAFGRAIGDGAAPMFTAGYTDRLPGGLGQPVATLPLSIFFQLSAPFQSVQTRAYASALILTFIILTISFLAQYTSRKLGRNVIR, encoded by the coding sequence ATGCGCTGGGTGCTGCGTTCGGCCATCGGCGGCGCGGCGGCCGTGCTCTTGCTCATTTTGGGCGTCATCACCTGGCGCGGGCTGCCCGGCCTAAGCTGGGAGATGATCAGCCAACCGCCGGAGGGCAGCTTCTATCTGGGCGGCGGCGGCGGCGTGCTCAACGCCATTCTCGGCTCGCTGCTGCTGGCGACCGGGGCCACCATTCTGGCGAGTATCATCGCTGTGCCGGTGGTGCTCTACATCCACACCTACGCCGGGCGCAGCCGCCTGGCGAACTGGTTGCGGCTGGCCCTGGACGTGATGTGGGGCATCCCCAGCATCGTCTATGGCGCGTTCGGCTTTTCGCTGATGCTGATGATGGGTGTGCGCGCCTCGCTGCTGGCCGGCATCGTCACCGTGGCCTTCGTGGCTCTGCCCATCCTGGCCCGCACCTTTGACGAAGTGCTGATGCTGGTGCCCAAGGAGTTGCGCGAATCGACCCTATCGCTGGGCACGACGCGGCTGGAGATGTTGGGCATGTTGCTGCGCCAGACGATGCCCGGCCTGCTGACGGCCATTTTGCTGGCCTTCGGCCGGGCCATCGGCGACGGGGCCGCGCCCATGTTCACCGCCGGCTATACCGACCGGCTGCCGGGCGGCCTGGGCCAGCCGGTGGCGACGCTGCCGCTGTCGATCTTCTTCCAACTCAGCGCGCCCTTCCAAAGCGTGCAGACCCGCGCCTATGCCTCGGCGCTCATCCTGACTTTCATCATTTTGACCATCAGCTTCCTGGCGCAATATACGTCGCGCAAGCTGGGGCGGAATGTCATCCGTTAA
- a CDS encoding phosphate ABC transporter ATP-binding protein, whose product MQQSLAARNLNVWYGQQHALKNINIDLPIREITAIIGPSGCGKSTFLKSLNRLLELNEAVRVEGEVLLDGENIYGPGVDVTDVRTRIGMLAQKPFPLPMSIYDNVAYGMRVHGMQNGRMAEGVEKALQAVGLWSEVAERLKAPATGLSGGQQQRLCLARAIAVEPEILLCDESTASLDPIAAQGIESLLLELRGRYTLVIVTHNIAQARRLADYVMFMWLGELVEHGPAQTFFNEPKETLTQEYLARRIG is encoded by the coding sequence ATGCAACAATCACTCGCCGCGCGAAACCTGAACGTGTGGTATGGGCAGCAACATGCCCTGAAGAACATCAACATCGACCTGCCCATCCGCGAGATCACGGCCATCATTGGCCCGTCGGGCTGTGGCAAATCGACCTTTCTGAAGAGCCTCAACCGGCTACTGGAACTCAACGAGGCCGTCCGCGTGGAAGGCGAAGTGCTGCTGGACGGCGAAAACATCTACGGGCCGGGCGTGGACGTTACGGACGTGCGCACCCGGATCGGGATGCTGGCCCAGAAGCCCTTCCCGCTGCCCATGTCGATCTATGACAACGTGGCCTACGGTATGCGCGTCCATGGGATGCAAAACGGCCGCATGGCCGAGGGCGTGGAGAAGGCTTTGCAGGCCGTGGGACTTTGGAGCGAAGTGGCCGAACGGCTAAAGGCGCCGGCCACCGGACTATCGGGCGGCCAGCAGCAGCGGCTATGCCTGGCGCGGGCCATCGCCGTGGAGCCGGAAATCCTGCTGTGCGACGAATCGACGGCCTCGCTCGACCCCATCGCCGCGCAAGGCATCGAGTCGCTGTTGTTGGAGTTGCGCGGCCGCTATACGCTGGTCATCGTCACCCACAACATCGCCCAGGCGCGGCGTCTGGCCGACTACGTGATGTTCATGTGGCTGGGCGAACTAGTGGAGCATGGCCCGGCGCAGACTTTCTTCAATGAGCCGAAAGAGACGCTGACGCAGGAGTATCTGGCGCGGCGAATTGGGTAG
- a CDS encoding prealbumin-like fold domain-containing protein, giving the protein MTPRRHRISPLRLLPALFFLLLAGVALLAARLSAEPAATTRYVSPTGSDGGANLCLDSAAPCATLARALLAAQPGDTIQLTPGDYHEAGLVIDMAIVIRGDAATTTRLDGDGGDTLLIVTGGGALTVEGLTLQGGAGRRGGALQGQPGSALTLRGVVLQNNTADQGGAVFADGASLTIEDSRLAANSAGVGGAVYVSGGTLTMARSSVESNEAGAGGGFYLDPAATATVRAVTLAANQAATVGGGVYVQGGALTMANVVLSANRAASHGGGLFNDGGSVGSDYTTWLDNVAPAGAAIATHAGGQTNLGTSILRGSGLCAGPITGVGILSDDSSCGVAAQPATGLDADGRPAYGSNAIDAGPFGSCLAAGELLSTDRRGEPRPAGDGSGAAHCDVGAYEFQPRLTIRHVPNLSDGTRFGYSGDLGDFTLVAGERPRAVFEATPGPIRVSQSQEPGWKVTAISCSGDADNGSLVDVDARGVTVDLDAGESISCVFTSRANRDTIGVSVRGPAGADPTVAFDGGLGTFELRPVGQTDMRSGRLAAGVYAVHAAPPAGWRVAAIACAGDADAGTTTNLAAGLAVVDLDTDEAIGCSFTLAPNAATSLTIRHEVTPAAAAAGASFVYSGDLGVFALWPGLQPALTFAPSPELIRLHEIIHPAWALSQLSCAGDLDSGSVLLPEEATALIDLDEGEAITCVFGHVPATSGRGTILIEHAPTPADDTEFPFNGALGDFTLSSPANPTRAFAQLTPGGYTVRQLTPAGWLLSGIACEGDADNGTTLLPDEATAIIDLDEDEVIRCVYSAARPTQTGAITIIHETAPTDETQFRYNGSLGGFNLRAPSRPSRAFIDLTPGSYLVGARPQAGWTLLGITCEGDSDGGSAISLPARQVNIDLDAGEAIICRFSHVGPGVTVTPPPSPTPPPATATPPAGATHSAFLPFLSR; this is encoded by the coding sequence ATGACACCGCGCCGCCATCGTATTTCCCCGCTTCGCCTGCTACCCGCACTCTTCTTCCTGCTGCTGGCCGGCGTTGCGCTGCTCGCCGCCCGGCTGTCGGCCGAACCGGCGGCGACCACGCGCTACGTATCGCCAACCGGCAGCGACGGCGGGGCCAACCTGTGCCTCGATTCGGCCGCGCCCTGCGCCACGCTGGCCCGCGCGCTGCTGGCCGCCCAGCCCGGCGACACCATCCAGCTAACCCCCGGCGACTACCACGAAGCCGGGCTGGTCATCGATATGGCGATTGTCATTCGCGGCGACGCGGCGACGACAACCCGCCTCGACGGCGACGGCGGCGATACGCTGTTGATCGTCACCGGCGGCGGGGCGCTGACCGTGGAAGGGCTGACGCTTCAGGGTGGAGCCGGGCGGCGCGGCGGCGCATTGCAAGGGCAGCCCGGCAGCGCGCTGACATTGCGCGGTGTTGTCCTCCAGAACAACACCGCTGACCAGGGTGGAGCCGTCTTCGCCGATGGGGCCAGCCTGACCATTGAGGATTCGCGTCTGGCGGCCAATTCAGCGGGCGTGGGTGGAGCGGTCTACGTCAGCGGCGGGACGTTGACGATGGCCCGCTCCAGCGTGGAAAGCAATGAGGCCGGCGCGGGTGGCGGCTTCTATCTCGACCCGGCGGCTACGGCCACTGTGCGCGCCGTCACCCTCGCCGCCAATCAGGCCGCCACGGTGGGCGGCGGCGTCTATGTCCAGGGCGGCGCGTTGACTATGGCCAACGTCGTGCTGAGCGCCAATCGAGCTGCTTCCCATGGCGGCGGCCTGTTCAATGACGGCGGCTCGGTCGGGAGCGACTATACCACGTGGCTCGATAACGTCGCCCCGGCCGGCGCGGCGATCGCGACCCATGCCGGCGGTCAAACCAATCTCGGTACCAGCATTTTGCGCGGCTCCGGCCTATGCGCGGGACCAATTACGGGTGTGGGAATCCTGAGCGACGACAGTAGCTGCGGCGTGGCGGCGCAGCCGGCGACCGGTCTCGACGCCGACGGCCGCCCGGCCTACGGCAGTAATGCCATTGATGCCGGACCATTTGGTTCATGCCTGGCCGCCGGGGAATTGCTCAGCACTGATCGCCGCGGCGAACCCCGACCCGCGGGCGATGGCAGCGGCGCGGCCCACTGCGACGTCGGCGCGTATGAGTTCCAGCCGCGCCTCACCATTCGTCACGTCCCCAATTTGAGCGACGGCACACGCTTTGGCTATAGCGGCGATCTGGGCGATTTTACCCTGGTGGCCGGCGAACGGCCGCGCGCCGTATTCGAGGCTACTCCCGGCCCCATCCGAGTATCCCAGAGTCAGGAGCCAGGCTGGAAAGTGACCGCGATCAGTTGCAGCGGGGATGCCGACAATGGTAGTCTCGTTGACGTAGACGCCCGTGGCGTGACGGTCGACCTGGACGCGGGCGAAAGCATCAGTTGCGTCTTCACCAGCCGCGCCAACCGCGACACTATCGGCGTGAGTGTGCGTGGCCCGGCGGGAGCCGACCCGACCGTGGCCTTCGACGGCGGGCTGGGCACGTTCGAGCTGCGCCCGGTTGGTCAGACCGACATGCGCAGTGGGCGGCTGGCCGCCGGCGTCTATGCGGTTCACGCCGCGCCGCCCGCCGGTTGGCGCGTGGCGGCCATCGCCTGTGCCGGCGACGCCGACGCGGGCACGACCACCAACCTGGCCGCCGGGCTGGCTGTAGTCGATCTGGATACCGATGAAGCCATCGGTTGTAGCTTCACCCTGGCCCCTAATGCCGCCACATCTCTGACCATTCGCCACGAAGTGACCCCGGCGGCAGCCGCGGCCGGCGCGTCCTTCGTCTATAGCGGCGATCTGGGGGTGTTTGCGCTGTGGCCGGGCCTTCAGCCGGCACTAACTTTCGCCCCATCCCCAGAACTTATAAGACTACACGAAATTATCCATCCCGCCTGGGCACTCAGCCAACTGAGTTGCGCCGGTGACCTCGACAGTGGCAGCGTCCTGTTGCCCGAAGAGGCTACGGCGCTGATCGACCTGGACGAAGGCGAGGCCATCACCTGCGTTTTCGGCCACGTCCCGGCCACTTCGGGCCGTGGGACGATCCTGATCGAACATGCCCCCACTCCCGCTGACGACACCGAGTTTCCTTTCAACGGCGCATTGGGCGATTTCACGCTCTCGTCGCCCGCCAATCCCACGCGCGCCTTCGCCCAATTGACGCCGGGCGGCTATACCGTGCGCCAGCTAACACCGGCCGGTTGGCTGTTGAGCGGCATCGCCTGCGAGGGCGACGCCGATAATGGCACGACCTTGCTGCCGGACGAGGCCACGGCCATCATTGACCTGGACGAGGATGAGGTCATCCGCTGCGTCTACAGCGCCGCCCGCCCGACCCAGACCGGGGCCATCACCATCATCCACGAGACAGCCCCGACCGACGAGACACAATTCCGCTACAACGGCTCGTTGGGCGGCTTTAACCTGCGCGCACCGTCGCGGCCGAGTCGCGCCTTCATCGATCTGACGCCCGGCAGCTACCTGGTCGGCGCGCGGCCGCAGGCTGGCTGGACGCTATTGGGCATCACCTGCGAAGGGGATAGCGACGGCGGCAGCGCCATCAGCCTGCCGGCCCGTCAGGTGAATATCGATCTGGACGCCGGCGAGGCCATCATCTGCCGCTTCAGCCACGTAGGGCCGGGCGTCACCGTGACGCCGCCGCCCAGTCCCACACCGCCCCCGGCCACGGCGACACCGCCGGCGGGAGCCACCCATTCAGCGTTTTTGCCGTTTCTTAGTCGCTAA
- a CDS encoding histidine phosphatase family protein yields MPDVYYISHPDVIKDPAVPVPRWPLSPRGRQRMTAMLARPWVNGLGAIYCSDEQKALDGAGILAAHLGLQPQVRPALGEIDRSSTGYLPEAEHAVAARLLFERPEESVRGWETAHQAQARIVRAVEAVVETELSRKSSVSASEADIAIVAHGAVGTLYLLHLLGEPIAFHHLQPGRDGGHYYCFDAATRVLRHEWLRIEPE; encoded by the coding sequence ATGCCCGACGTGTACTATATCTCCCACCCGGACGTGATAAAAGACCCAGCCGTGCCCGTGCCGCGCTGGCCGCTGTCGCCGCGCGGCCGCCAGCGGATGACAGCCATGCTGGCCCGCCCCTGGGTGAATGGCCTCGGCGCAATCTATTGCAGCGATGAGCAAAAGGCGCTCGATGGCGCGGGAATCCTCGCCGCGCATTTGGGCCTACAACCACAGGTGCGGCCGGCGTTGGGCGAGATCGACCGCTCGTCAACCGGCTATTTGCCCGAGGCGGAACATGCCGTCGCCGCCCGCCTGTTGTTCGAGCGGCCGGAGGAGAGTGTGCGCGGTTGGGAGACGGCCCACCAGGCGCAGGCGCGGATCGTGCGGGCGGTTGAGGCTGTGGTAGAAACCGAGCTTTCAAGAAAAAGCTCGGTTTCTGCAAGCGAAGCCGACATCGCCATTGTCGCCCACGGAGCGGTGGGGACACTCTACCTACTGCATCTCCTGGGCGAGCCAATCGCCTTCCACCACCTCCAGCCGGGTCGCGACGGCGGGCATTACTACTGCTTCGACGCGGCCACGCGCGTGTTGCGCCATGAGTGGCTACGCATCGAGCCGGAATGA